Proteins from one Acanthopagrus latus isolate v.2019 chromosome 18, fAcaLat1.1, whole genome shotgun sequence genomic window:
- the LOC119007001 gene encoding C-terminal-binding protein 1 isoform X3: MYSYRGIRPPIMNGPMHPRPLVALLDGRDCTVEMPILKDVATVAFCDAQSTQEIHEKVLNEAVGALMYHTITLMREDLEKFKALRIIVRIGSGYDNIDIKSAGELGIAVCNMPAASVEETADSTLCHILTLYRRTTWLHQALREGTRVQSVEQIREVASGAARIRGETLGLIGLGRVGQAVALRAKAFGFNVIFYDPYLADGVERSLGLQRVTTLQDLLFHSDCVSLHCSLNEHNHHLINDFTIKQMRQGAFLVNTARGGLVDEKALAQALKEGRIRGAALDVHETEPFSFSQGPLKDAPNLICTPHAAWYSEQASLEMREEAAREIRRAITGRIPDSLKNCVNKEFLTQNNHWAGVDPATVHPELNGAYRYPPGVVNLPAGGLPPPVEGIVPSAVPLSHTLPPPVAHPPHAPSPGQNTVKPPEGDREQHPNDQL; this comes from the exons gcATCAGGCCACCCATCATGAACGGGCCCATGCACCCGCGCCCCCTGGTGGCGCTGCTGGACGGGCGCGACTGCACCGTGGAGATGCCCATACTGAAAGACGTGGCGACGGTGGCCTTCTGTGACGCTCAGTCCACACAGGAGATCCAcgagaag GTGCTGAATGAAGCCGTGGGAGCTCTGATGTACCACACCATCACTCTGATGAGAGAAGACCTGGAAAAGTTTAAAGCCCTGCGCATCATCGTCCGCATCGGCAGCGGCTACGACAACATCGACATCAAATCTGCCGGGGAACTgg GCATAGCTGTATGTAATATGCCAGCAGCCTCAGTGGAGGAGACGGCGGACTCCACGCTCTGTCACATCCTCACCCTGTACCGACGCACCACCTGGCTGCACCAG GCTCTCCGGGAGGGCACGCGGGTTCAGAGTGTGGAGCAGATTCGAGAGGTGGCGTCGGGAGCTGCGAGGATCAGAGGAGAGACGCTGGGACTTATAGGGCTCG GTCGAGTGGGCCAGGCGGTCGCCCTGCGAGCCAAGGCCTTCGGCTTCAACGTGATCTTCTATGACCCTTATTTGGCTGACGGGGTAGAGAGATCCCTGGGACTACAAAGGGTCACCACACTAcag gaCCTGCTCTTCCACTCCGACTGTGTATCTCTGCACTGCAGCCTCAACGAACACAACCACCACCTGATCAACGACTTCACCATCAAACAG ATGCGCCAGGGTGCGTTCCTGGTGAACACAGCCAGGGGGGGCCTGGTGGACGAGAAGGCCCTGGCTCAGGCCCTGAAGGAGGGGAGGATACGTGGAGCTGCACTGGATGTTCACGAGACAGAACCGTTCAG TTTCAGTCAGGGTCCGCTGAAGGACGCTCCCAACCTGATCTGCACGCCACATGCTGCCTGGTACAGCGAACAGGCATCGctggagatgagagaggaggcgGCCAGGGAGATCCGAAGGGCTATCACAG GTCGTATCCCGGACAGTCTAAAGAACTGTGTGAATAAGGAGTTCCTCACCCAGAACAACCACTGGGCAGGAGTTGACCCGGCGACCGTCCACCCCGAGCTCAACGGGGCTTATAG GTATCCTCCCGGAGTGGTGAACCTGCCAGCTGGTGGCCTCCCGCCTCCTGTTGAAGGCATCGTGCCCAGCGCCGTGCCCCTCTCACACACCCTCCCGCCCCCTGTCGCACACCCTCCCCACGCCCCGTCCCCCGGACAAAACACAGTCaagccaccagagggcgacaGAGAGCAACATCCGAACGACCAACTGtag
- the LOC119007001 gene encoding C-terminal-binding protein 1 isoform X5 translates to MNGPMHPRPLVALLDGRDCTVEMPILKDVATVAFCDAQSTQEIHEKVLNEAVGALMYHTITLMREDLEKFKALRIIVRIGSGYDNIDIKSAGELGIAVCNMPAASVEETADSTLCHILTLYRRTTWLHQALREGTRVQSVEQIREVASGAARIRGETLGLIGLGRVGQAVALRAKAFGFNVIFYDPYLADGVERSLGLQRVTTLQDLLFHSDCVSLHCSLNEHNHHLINDFTIKQMRQGAFLVNTARGGLVDEKALAQALKEGRIRGAALDVHETEPFSFSQGPLKDAPNLICTPHAAWYSEQASLEMREEAAREIRRAITGRIPDSLKNCVNKEFLTQNNHWAGVDPATVHPELNGAYRYPPGVVNLPAGGLPPPVEGIVPSAVPLSHTLPPPVAHPPHAPSPGQNTVKPPEGDREQHPNDQL, encoded by the exons ATGAACGGGCCCATGCACCCGCGCCCCCTGGTGGCGCTGCTGGACGGGCGCGACTGCACCGTGGAGATGCCCATACTGAAAGACGTGGCGACGGTGGCCTTCTGTGACGCTCAGTCCACACAGGAGATCCAcgagaag GTGCTGAATGAAGCCGTGGGAGCTCTGATGTACCACACCATCACTCTGATGAGAGAAGACCTGGAAAAGTTTAAAGCCCTGCGCATCATCGTCCGCATCGGCAGCGGCTACGACAACATCGACATCAAATCTGCCGGGGAACTgg GCATAGCTGTATGTAATATGCCAGCAGCCTCAGTGGAGGAGACGGCGGACTCCACGCTCTGTCACATCCTCACCCTGTACCGACGCACCACCTGGCTGCACCAG GCTCTCCGGGAGGGCACGCGGGTTCAGAGTGTGGAGCAGATTCGAGAGGTGGCGTCGGGAGCTGCGAGGATCAGAGGAGAGACGCTGGGACTTATAGGGCTCG GTCGAGTGGGCCAGGCGGTCGCCCTGCGAGCCAAGGCCTTCGGCTTCAACGTGATCTTCTATGACCCTTATTTGGCTGACGGGGTAGAGAGATCCCTGGGACTACAAAGGGTCACCACACTAcag gaCCTGCTCTTCCACTCCGACTGTGTATCTCTGCACTGCAGCCTCAACGAACACAACCACCACCTGATCAACGACTTCACCATCAAACAG ATGCGCCAGGGTGCGTTCCTGGTGAACACAGCCAGGGGGGGCCTGGTGGACGAGAAGGCCCTGGCTCAGGCCCTGAAGGAGGGGAGGATACGTGGAGCTGCACTGGATGTTCACGAGACAGAACCGTTCAG TTTCAGTCAGGGTCCGCTGAAGGACGCTCCCAACCTGATCTGCACGCCACATGCTGCCTGGTACAGCGAACAGGCATCGctggagatgagagaggaggcgGCCAGGGAGATCCGAAGGGCTATCACAG GTCGTATCCCGGACAGTCTAAAGAACTGTGTGAATAAGGAGTTCCTCACCCAGAACAACCACTGGGCAGGAGTTGACCCGGCGACCGTCCACCCCGAGCTCAACGGGGCTTATAG GTATCCTCCCGGAGTGGTGAACCTGCCAGCTGGTGGCCTCCCGCCTCCTGTTGAAGGCATCGTGCCCAGCGCCGTGCCCCTCTCACACACCCTCCCGCCCCCTGTCGCACACCCTCCCCACGCCCCGTCCCCCGGACAAAACACAGTCaagccaccagagggcgacaGAGAGCAACATCCGAACGACCAACTGtag
- the LOC119007001 gene encoding C-terminal-binding protein 1 isoform X2, producing MGSSHLLNKGMPLGIRPPIMNGPMHPRPLVALLDGRDCTVEMPILKDVATVAFCDAQSTQEIHEKVLNEAVGALMYHTITLMREDLEKFKALRIIVRIGSGYDNIDIKSAGELGIAVCNMPAASVEETADSTLCHILTLYRRTTWLHQALREGTRVQSVEQIREVASGAARIRGETLGLIGLGRVGQAVALRAKAFGFNVIFYDPYLADGVERSLGLQRVTTLQDLLFHSDCVSLHCSLNEHNHHLINDFTIKQMRQGAFLVNTARGGLVDEKALAQALKEGRIRGAALDVHETEPFSFSQGPLKDAPNLICTPHAAWYSEQASLEMREEAAREIRRAITGRIPDSLKNCVNKEFLTQNNHWAGVDPATVHPELNGAYRYPPGVVNLPAGGLPPPVEGIVPSAVPLSHTLPPPVAHPPHAPSPGQNTVKPPEGDREQHPNDQL from the exons gcATCAGGCCACCCATCATGAACGGGCCCATGCACCCGCGCCCCCTGGTGGCGCTGCTGGACGGGCGCGACTGCACCGTGGAGATGCCCATACTGAAAGACGTGGCGACGGTGGCCTTCTGTGACGCTCAGTCCACACAGGAGATCCAcgagaag GTGCTGAATGAAGCCGTGGGAGCTCTGATGTACCACACCATCACTCTGATGAGAGAAGACCTGGAAAAGTTTAAAGCCCTGCGCATCATCGTCCGCATCGGCAGCGGCTACGACAACATCGACATCAAATCTGCCGGGGAACTgg GCATAGCTGTATGTAATATGCCAGCAGCCTCAGTGGAGGAGACGGCGGACTCCACGCTCTGTCACATCCTCACCCTGTACCGACGCACCACCTGGCTGCACCAG GCTCTCCGGGAGGGCACGCGGGTTCAGAGTGTGGAGCAGATTCGAGAGGTGGCGTCGGGAGCTGCGAGGATCAGAGGAGAGACGCTGGGACTTATAGGGCTCG GTCGAGTGGGCCAGGCGGTCGCCCTGCGAGCCAAGGCCTTCGGCTTCAACGTGATCTTCTATGACCCTTATTTGGCTGACGGGGTAGAGAGATCCCTGGGACTACAAAGGGTCACCACACTAcag gaCCTGCTCTTCCACTCCGACTGTGTATCTCTGCACTGCAGCCTCAACGAACACAACCACCACCTGATCAACGACTTCACCATCAAACAG ATGCGCCAGGGTGCGTTCCTGGTGAACACAGCCAGGGGGGGCCTGGTGGACGAGAAGGCCCTGGCTCAGGCCCTGAAGGAGGGGAGGATACGTGGAGCTGCACTGGATGTTCACGAGACAGAACCGTTCAG TTTCAGTCAGGGTCCGCTGAAGGACGCTCCCAACCTGATCTGCACGCCACATGCTGCCTGGTACAGCGAACAGGCATCGctggagatgagagaggaggcgGCCAGGGAGATCCGAAGGGCTATCACAG GTCGTATCCCGGACAGTCTAAAGAACTGTGTGAATAAGGAGTTCCTCACCCAGAACAACCACTGGGCAGGAGTTGACCCGGCGACCGTCCACCCCGAGCTCAACGGGGCTTATAG GTATCCTCCCGGAGTGGTGAACCTGCCAGCTGGTGGCCTCCCGCCTCCTGTTGAAGGCATCGTGCCCAGCGCCGTGCCCCTCTCACACACCCTCCCGCCCCCTGTCGCACACCCTCCCCACGCCCCGTCCCCCGGACAAAACACAGTCaagccaccagagggcgacaGAGAGCAACATCCGAACGACCAACTGtag
- the LOC119007001 gene encoding C-terminal-binding protein 1 isoform X1: MNSERLQLARYLLRAPPPPPAGCGTKWSSGHTERKVMQGIRPPIMNGPMHPRPLVALLDGRDCTVEMPILKDVATVAFCDAQSTQEIHEKVLNEAVGALMYHTITLMREDLEKFKALRIIVRIGSGYDNIDIKSAGELGIAVCNMPAASVEETADSTLCHILTLYRRTTWLHQALREGTRVQSVEQIREVASGAARIRGETLGLIGLGRVGQAVALRAKAFGFNVIFYDPYLADGVERSLGLQRVTTLQDLLFHSDCVSLHCSLNEHNHHLINDFTIKQMRQGAFLVNTARGGLVDEKALAQALKEGRIRGAALDVHETEPFSFSQGPLKDAPNLICTPHAAWYSEQASLEMREEAAREIRRAITGRIPDSLKNCVNKEFLTQNNHWAGVDPATVHPELNGAYRYPPGVVNLPAGGLPPPVEGIVPSAVPLSHTLPPPVAHPPHAPSPGQNTVKPPEGDREQHPNDQL, encoded by the exons gcATCAGGCCACCCATCATGAACGGGCCCATGCACCCGCGCCCCCTGGTGGCGCTGCTGGACGGGCGCGACTGCACCGTGGAGATGCCCATACTGAAAGACGTGGCGACGGTGGCCTTCTGTGACGCTCAGTCCACACAGGAGATCCAcgagaag GTGCTGAATGAAGCCGTGGGAGCTCTGATGTACCACACCATCACTCTGATGAGAGAAGACCTGGAAAAGTTTAAAGCCCTGCGCATCATCGTCCGCATCGGCAGCGGCTACGACAACATCGACATCAAATCTGCCGGGGAACTgg GCATAGCTGTATGTAATATGCCAGCAGCCTCAGTGGAGGAGACGGCGGACTCCACGCTCTGTCACATCCTCACCCTGTACCGACGCACCACCTGGCTGCACCAG GCTCTCCGGGAGGGCACGCGGGTTCAGAGTGTGGAGCAGATTCGAGAGGTGGCGTCGGGAGCTGCGAGGATCAGAGGAGAGACGCTGGGACTTATAGGGCTCG GTCGAGTGGGCCAGGCGGTCGCCCTGCGAGCCAAGGCCTTCGGCTTCAACGTGATCTTCTATGACCCTTATTTGGCTGACGGGGTAGAGAGATCCCTGGGACTACAAAGGGTCACCACACTAcag gaCCTGCTCTTCCACTCCGACTGTGTATCTCTGCACTGCAGCCTCAACGAACACAACCACCACCTGATCAACGACTTCACCATCAAACAG ATGCGCCAGGGTGCGTTCCTGGTGAACACAGCCAGGGGGGGCCTGGTGGACGAGAAGGCCCTGGCTCAGGCCCTGAAGGAGGGGAGGATACGTGGAGCTGCACTGGATGTTCACGAGACAGAACCGTTCAG TTTCAGTCAGGGTCCGCTGAAGGACGCTCCCAACCTGATCTGCACGCCACATGCTGCCTGGTACAGCGAACAGGCATCGctggagatgagagaggaggcgGCCAGGGAGATCCGAAGGGCTATCACAG GTCGTATCCCGGACAGTCTAAAGAACTGTGTGAATAAGGAGTTCCTCACCCAGAACAACCACTGGGCAGGAGTTGACCCGGCGACCGTCCACCCCGAGCTCAACGGGGCTTATAG GTATCCTCCCGGAGTGGTGAACCTGCCAGCTGGTGGCCTCCCGCCTCCTGTTGAAGGCATCGTGCCCAGCGCCGTGCCCCTCTCACACACCCTCCCGCCCCCTGTCGCACACCCTCCCCACGCCCCGTCCCCCGGACAAAACACAGTCaagccaccagagggcgacaGAGAGCAACATCCGAACGACCAACTGtag
- the LOC119007001 gene encoding C-terminal-binding protein 1 isoform X4 encodes MTEAGIRPPIMNGPMHPRPLVALLDGRDCTVEMPILKDVATVAFCDAQSTQEIHEKVLNEAVGALMYHTITLMREDLEKFKALRIIVRIGSGYDNIDIKSAGELGIAVCNMPAASVEETADSTLCHILTLYRRTTWLHQALREGTRVQSVEQIREVASGAARIRGETLGLIGLGRVGQAVALRAKAFGFNVIFYDPYLADGVERSLGLQRVTTLQDLLFHSDCVSLHCSLNEHNHHLINDFTIKQMRQGAFLVNTARGGLVDEKALAQALKEGRIRGAALDVHETEPFSFSQGPLKDAPNLICTPHAAWYSEQASLEMREEAAREIRRAITGRIPDSLKNCVNKEFLTQNNHWAGVDPATVHPELNGAYRYPPGVVNLPAGGLPPPVEGIVPSAVPLSHTLPPPVAHPPHAPSPGQNTVKPPEGDREQHPNDQL; translated from the exons gcATCAGGCCACCCATCATGAACGGGCCCATGCACCCGCGCCCCCTGGTGGCGCTGCTGGACGGGCGCGACTGCACCGTGGAGATGCCCATACTGAAAGACGTGGCGACGGTGGCCTTCTGTGACGCTCAGTCCACACAGGAGATCCAcgagaag GTGCTGAATGAAGCCGTGGGAGCTCTGATGTACCACACCATCACTCTGATGAGAGAAGACCTGGAAAAGTTTAAAGCCCTGCGCATCATCGTCCGCATCGGCAGCGGCTACGACAACATCGACATCAAATCTGCCGGGGAACTgg GCATAGCTGTATGTAATATGCCAGCAGCCTCAGTGGAGGAGACGGCGGACTCCACGCTCTGTCACATCCTCACCCTGTACCGACGCACCACCTGGCTGCACCAG GCTCTCCGGGAGGGCACGCGGGTTCAGAGTGTGGAGCAGATTCGAGAGGTGGCGTCGGGAGCTGCGAGGATCAGAGGAGAGACGCTGGGACTTATAGGGCTCG GTCGAGTGGGCCAGGCGGTCGCCCTGCGAGCCAAGGCCTTCGGCTTCAACGTGATCTTCTATGACCCTTATTTGGCTGACGGGGTAGAGAGATCCCTGGGACTACAAAGGGTCACCACACTAcag gaCCTGCTCTTCCACTCCGACTGTGTATCTCTGCACTGCAGCCTCAACGAACACAACCACCACCTGATCAACGACTTCACCATCAAACAG ATGCGCCAGGGTGCGTTCCTGGTGAACACAGCCAGGGGGGGCCTGGTGGACGAGAAGGCCCTGGCTCAGGCCCTGAAGGAGGGGAGGATACGTGGAGCTGCACTGGATGTTCACGAGACAGAACCGTTCAG TTTCAGTCAGGGTCCGCTGAAGGACGCTCCCAACCTGATCTGCACGCCACATGCTGCCTGGTACAGCGAACAGGCATCGctggagatgagagaggaggcgGCCAGGGAGATCCGAAGGGCTATCACAG GTCGTATCCCGGACAGTCTAAAGAACTGTGTGAATAAGGAGTTCCTCACCCAGAACAACCACTGGGCAGGAGTTGACCCGGCGACCGTCCACCCCGAGCTCAACGGGGCTTATAG GTATCCTCCCGGAGTGGTGAACCTGCCAGCTGGTGGCCTCCCGCCTCCTGTTGAAGGCATCGTGCCCAGCGCCGTGCCCCTCTCACACACCCTCCCGCCCCCTGTCGCACACCCTCCCCACGCCCCGTCCCCCGGACAAAACACAGTCaagccaccagagggcgacaGAGAGCAACATCCGAACGACCAACTGtag
- the LOC119007001 gene encoding C-terminal-binding protein 1 isoform X7 — MCMLVTKGLGEGLREARGRGTHTMGSSHLLNKGMPLGIRPPIMNGPMHPRPLVALLDGRDCTVEMPILKDVATVAFCDAQSTQEIHEKVLNEAVGALMYHTITLMREDLEKFKALRIIVRIGSGYDNIDIKSAGELGIAVCNMPAASVEETADSTLCHILTLYRRTTWLHQALREGTRVQSVEQIREVASGAARIRGETLGLIGLGRVGQAVALRAKAFGFNVIFYDPYLADGVERSLGLQRVTTLQDLLFHSDCVSLHCSLNEHNHHLINDFTIKQMRQGAFLVNTARGGLVDEKALAQALKEGRIRGAALDVHETEPFSFSQGPLKDAPNLICTPHAAWYSEQASLEMREEAAREIRRAITGRIPDSLKNCVNKEFLTQNNHWAGVDPATVHPELNGAYRYPPGVVNLPAGGLPPPVEGIVPSAVPLSHTLPPPVAHPPHAPSPGQNTVKPPEGDREQHPNDQL, encoded by the exons gcATCAGGCCACCCATCATGAACGGGCCCATGCACCCGCGCCCCCTGGTGGCGCTGCTGGACGGGCGCGACTGCACCGTGGAGATGCCCATACTGAAAGACGTGGCGACGGTGGCCTTCTGTGACGCTCAGTCCACACAGGAGATCCAcgagaag GTGCTGAATGAAGCCGTGGGAGCTCTGATGTACCACACCATCACTCTGATGAGAGAAGACCTGGAAAAGTTTAAAGCCCTGCGCATCATCGTCCGCATCGGCAGCGGCTACGACAACATCGACATCAAATCTGCCGGGGAACTgg GCATAGCTGTATGTAATATGCCAGCAGCCTCAGTGGAGGAGACGGCGGACTCCACGCTCTGTCACATCCTCACCCTGTACCGACGCACCACCTGGCTGCACCAG GCTCTCCGGGAGGGCACGCGGGTTCAGAGTGTGGAGCAGATTCGAGAGGTGGCGTCGGGAGCTGCGAGGATCAGAGGAGAGACGCTGGGACTTATAGGGCTCG GTCGAGTGGGCCAGGCGGTCGCCCTGCGAGCCAAGGCCTTCGGCTTCAACGTGATCTTCTATGACCCTTATTTGGCTGACGGGGTAGAGAGATCCCTGGGACTACAAAGGGTCACCACACTAcag gaCCTGCTCTTCCACTCCGACTGTGTATCTCTGCACTGCAGCCTCAACGAACACAACCACCACCTGATCAACGACTTCACCATCAAACAG ATGCGCCAGGGTGCGTTCCTGGTGAACACAGCCAGGGGGGGCCTGGTGGACGAGAAGGCCCTGGCTCAGGCCCTGAAGGAGGGGAGGATACGTGGAGCTGCACTGGATGTTCACGAGACAGAACCGTTCAG TTTCAGTCAGGGTCCGCTGAAGGACGCTCCCAACCTGATCTGCACGCCACATGCTGCCTGGTACAGCGAACAGGCATCGctggagatgagagaggaggcgGCCAGGGAGATCCGAAGGGCTATCACAG GTCGTATCCCGGACAGTCTAAAGAACTGTGTGAATAAGGAGTTCCTCACCCAGAACAACCACTGGGCAGGAGTTGACCCGGCGACCGTCCACCCCGAGCTCAACGGGGCTTATAG GTATCCTCCCGGAGTGGTGAACCTGCCAGCTGGTGGCCTCCCGCCTCCTGTTGAAGGCATCGTGCCCAGCGCCGTGCCCCTCTCACACACCCTCCCGCCCCCTGTCGCACACCCTCCCCACGCCCCGTCCCCCGGACAAAACACAGTCaagccaccagagggcgacaGAGAGCAACATCCGAACGACCAACTGtag
- the LOC119007001 gene encoding C-terminal-binding protein 1 isoform X6 — protein MNSERLQLARYLLRAPPPPPAGCGTKWSSGHTERKVMQGIRPPIMNGPMHPRPLVALLDGRDCTVEMPILKDVATVAFCDAQSTQEIHEKVLNEAVGALMYHTITLMREDLEKFKALRIIVRIGSGYDNIDIKSAGELGIAVCNMPAASVEETADSTLCHILTLYRRTTWLHQALREGTRVQSVEQIREVASGAARIRGETLGLIGLGRVGQAVALRAKAFGFNVIFYDPYLADGVERSLGLQRVTTLQDLLFHSDCVSLHCSLNEHNHHLINDFTIKQMRQGAFLVNTARGGLVDEKALAQALKEGRIRGAALDVHETEPFSFSQGPLKDAPNLICTPHAAWYSEQASLEMREEAAREIRRAITGRIPDSLKNCVNKEFLTQNNHWAGVDPATVHPELNGAYR, from the exons gcATCAGGCCACCCATCATGAACGGGCCCATGCACCCGCGCCCCCTGGTGGCGCTGCTGGACGGGCGCGACTGCACCGTGGAGATGCCCATACTGAAAGACGTGGCGACGGTGGCCTTCTGTGACGCTCAGTCCACACAGGAGATCCAcgagaag GTGCTGAATGAAGCCGTGGGAGCTCTGATGTACCACACCATCACTCTGATGAGAGAAGACCTGGAAAAGTTTAAAGCCCTGCGCATCATCGTCCGCATCGGCAGCGGCTACGACAACATCGACATCAAATCTGCCGGGGAACTgg GCATAGCTGTATGTAATATGCCAGCAGCCTCAGTGGAGGAGACGGCGGACTCCACGCTCTGTCACATCCTCACCCTGTACCGACGCACCACCTGGCTGCACCAG GCTCTCCGGGAGGGCACGCGGGTTCAGAGTGTGGAGCAGATTCGAGAGGTGGCGTCGGGAGCTGCGAGGATCAGAGGAGAGACGCTGGGACTTATAGGGCTCG GTCGAGTGGGCCAGGCGGTCGCCCTGCGAGCCAAGGCCTTCGGCTTCAACGTGATCTTCTATGACCCTTATTTGGCTGACGGGGTAGAGAGATCCCTGGGACTACAAAGGGTCACCACACTAcag gaCCTGCTCTTCCACTCCGACTGTGTATCTCTGCACTGCAGCCTCAACGAACACAACCACCACCTGATCAACGACTTCACCATCAAACAG ATGCGCCAGGGTGCGTTCCTGGTGAACACAGCCAGGGGGGGCCTGGTGGACGAGAAGGCCCTGGCTCAGGCCCTGAAGGAGGGGAGGATACGTGGAGCTGCACTGGATGTTCACGAGACAGAACCGTTCAG TTTCAGTCAGGGTCCGCTGAAGGACGCTCCCAACCTGATCTGCACGCCACATGCTGCCTGGTACAGCGAACAGGCATCGctggagatgagagaggaggcgGCCAGGGAGATCCGAAGGGCTATCACAG GTCGTATCCCGGACAGTCTAAAGAACTGTGTGAATAAGGAGTTCCTCACCCAGAACAACCACTGGGCAGGAGTTGACCCGGCGACCGTCCACCCCGAGCTCAACGGGGCTTATAGGTAA